The following are encoded together in the Vigna angularis cultivar LongXiaoDou No.4 chromosome 9, ASM1680809v1, whole genome shotgun sequence genome:
- the LOC108319248 gene encoding calcium-binding protein KIC, which translates to MESKQQSMKQNSSMETETEFEDLLPVMAEKLDVESFVSELCGGFKLLSDPETGLITSESLRRNSALLGMEGMTMEDADAMVRQGDLDGDGKLNQTEFCILMIRLSPGIMEHAEAWLEKAIHQELSKSSA; encoded by the coding sequence ATGGAAAGCAAGCAACAGAGCATGAAGCAAAACAGCAGCATGGAGACAGAGACAGAGTTTGAGGACTTGCTACCAGTCATGGCAGAGAAGCTTGATGTGGAATCCTTTGTTTCAGAACTCTGTGGAGGTTTCAAGCTTCTATCAGACCCAGAAACAGGTTTGATAACGAGTGAGAGTCTGAGGAGAAATTCAGCTCTTCTTGGCATGGAGGGCATGACTATGGAGGATGCAGATGCCATGGTTAGACAAGGAGATCTTGATGGAGATGGAAAGCTTAATCAAACTGAATTTTGCATTCTCATGATCAGACTCAGCCCTGGAATCATGGAACATGCTGAGGCATGGCTGGAAAAGGCAATTCATCAAGAACTCAGCAAGTCCTCAGCTTAG